The Caretta caretta isolate rCarCar2 chromosome 5, rCarCar1.hap1, whole genome shotgun sequence genome contains a region encoding:
- the DIRAS2 gene encoding GTP-binding protein Di-Ras2: protein MPEQSNDYRVVVFGAGGVGKSSLVLRFVKGTFKESYIPTIEDTYRQVISCDKSICTLQITDTTGSHQFPAMQRLSISKGHAFILVFSITSRQSLEELKPIYEQICQIKGDVESIPIMLVGNKSDENQNREVESSDGEAMAKKWKCAFMETSAKLNHNVKELFQELLNLEKRRTVSLQIDGKKSKQQKRKEKLKGKCVLM, encoded by the coding sequence ATGCCTGAGCAAAGCAATGATTACAGGGTGGTGGTGTTTGGAGCTGGAGGAGTTGGCAAAAGTTCCTTGGTCTTGAGGTTCGTCAAAGGCACTTTCAAAGAGAGCTACATTCCCACCATTGAAGACACCTACAGGCAGGTGATCAGCTGTGATAAGAGCATATGCACTTTGCAGATTACCGACACTACTGGGAGCCATCAGTTTCCAGCCATGCAACGTCTGTCTatttccaaaggacatgctttcATATTGGTTTTTTCAATCACCAGCCGACAGTCCTTGGAGGAACTCAAACCCATCTATGAACAAATATGTCAGATTAAAGGGGATGTGGAAAGCATTCCAATTATGTTAGTGGGGAATAAAAGTGATGAAAACCAAAACCGAGAGGTGGAGAGCAGTGACGGAGAAGCCATGGCCAAGAAGTGGAAGTGTGCCTTTATGGAGACTTCTGCCAAGTTGAACCACAATGTGAAAGAGCTGTTCCAAGAGCTGCTAAACCTAGAGAAACGCAGGACTGTGAGTTTACAAATTGAtggtaaaaaaagcaaacagcagaaaaggaaagagaagctgAAAGGCAAATGTGTGCTCATGTGA